AGCAGGTTGCGGCATCACCCATAACTCAGTGTTTATTGATTTTTGGTGCAGATGTCAGTGTATGCTTTATTTCAATAAGTAATATAACAAAAGTAACACTTCCGCTTGAGTATGACTGACCTCATGCCTAGGTGGTGGTTGGAGGAGTTATTATAATGACCACACCGAGATTCGTGACTTGGGAACCTTCCATCGCGCAAACCATAATCGACGAATTCAAAGCAAAACCTGGAGCATTGCTGCCGCTTCTGCACGCTATCCAAGATCGTTTTTCATATATTCCTGAAGACGCTGTGGCGTTAATCGCTGGGGCATTAAAATTGAGTCGTGCAGAAGTGCATGGTGTTATCAGTTTTTATCATCATTTCCGTACTAAACAGCCTGGTCGTCATATAGTTGAAATTTGCCGTGCAGAAGCCTGTCAGTCTGTAGGGGCGCGTGGATTGGAAGCTTACGCAAAGAGTGCGCTAGGTGTGCAATATCATCAAACTACAGCAGATAATAATATTACCTTAGAGCCTGTTTACTGCTTGGGAAATTGCAGTTGTGGTCCATCCGTTCGTGTTGGAAATGAGGTTTACGCAGAAGTCGATTCACGACGCTTTGATGAGTTAGTGAATAGTCTAAAAACAGAGCGAGTGGAGATTCTTTAATGACATATTGTATCCATGTTCCTTCCGATACAACCGCGAAAGCGCTAGGGGCAGACCGTGTCGCTCGCTTAGTTGAATTTTTTGCCGAAGAGCACAAACTCGATATGAAAGTGAGTCGCAATAGTACTCGTGGCTTATACTGGATCGAACCACTTGTCGAAGTGGACACGGAAGAAGGGCGCTATGGCTTTGGACCGGTAAAAGAGGGTGATATTGAATCATTGTTCACCGCTGAATTTTGGAAAGGCAATGTCGATCACCCTTTGGCTTTAGGCTTGGTTGAGGAAATCCCTTATTTAAAACGCCAAGAGCGCTTCACTTTCTCTCGACTTGGTATTACTGATCCATTGTCATTAGAAGACTATAAAGCCAATGATGGTTTTAAAGGTTTGGAAAATGCGATTAGACTTTCGTCACAACAAATTGTTGATGCGGTAAAAGAATCTGGGCTACGTGGACGTGGTGGTGCCGCTTTTCCAACAGGCATTAAGTGGCAGACGGTGCTAAACGTTGAATCACCGAAAAATCAAAAATACATCGTATGTAATGCCGATGAAGGTGACTCAGGCACCTTTGCAGATCGTTTGGTCATGGAATGTGATCCGTTCATGCTTATCGAGGGTATGGTTATTGCGGGTCTTGCTGTTGGTGCCACGCAGGGCTACATATACTGTCGATCCGAATATCCACTTTCAATTGAAAACCTAAATCAAGCGATCAAAACTGCTTACGAAAACAGTTTTTTGGGTGCGAACATTTTAGGGAGTAACAACCACTTTGACCTAGAAGTGCGTATGGGAGCTGGCGCTTATATTTGTGGTGAGGAAACCTCACTACTAGAAAGCCTTGAAGGTAAGCGTGGCCTAGTACGTGCGAAGCCACCATTACCTGCAATTG
The Marinomonas maritima DNA segment above includes these coding regions:
- a CDS encoding formate dehydrogenase subunit gamma, with amino-acid sequence MTTPRFVTWEPSIAQTIIDEFKAKPGALLPLLHAIQDRFSYIPEDAVALIAGALKLSRAEVHGVISFYHHFRTKQPGRHIVEICRAEACQSVGARGLEAYAKSALGVQYHQTTADNNITLEPVYCLGNCSCGPSVRVGNEVYAEVDSRRFDELVNSLKTERVEIL
- a CDS encoding formate dehydrogenase beta subunit; this encodes MTYCIHVPSDTTAKALGADRVARLVEFFAEEHKLDMKVSRNSTRGLYWIEPLVEVDTEEGRYGFGPVKEGDIESLFTAEFWKGNVDHPLALGLVEEIPYLKRQERFTFSRLGITDPLSLEDYKANDGFKGLENAIRLSSQQIVDAVKESGLRGRGGAAFPTGIKWQTVLNVESPKNQKYIVCNADEGDSGTFADRLVMECDPFMLIEGMVIAGLAVGATQGYIYCRSEYPLSIENLNQAIKTAYENSFLGANILGSNNHFDLEVRMGAGAYICGEETSLLESLEGKRGLVRAKPPLPAIVGLFGQPTVVNNVLSLAAIPFIMDKGAKAYADVGVGRSRGTLPFQLTGNVKFGGLVELAFGPTLNELMYDFGGGTRSGRPLRAVQVGGPLGAYLHESQWDTSLGYEEFAQKEAVLGHGGVVMFDNTVDMSEQARFSMEFCVAESCGKCTPCRIGSTRGVEVIDRIRSGENVDGNLNLLADLCETMVDGSLCAMGGMTPFPVQSAMKYFREDFVKSTVSTANTEEL